Part of the Egibacteraceae bacterium genome, GGCACGATCTCCGCCGACAGGGTGCCGGCCGCGGGACGCAGGCCGACCACGAGCCCGACCGTGAAGAGCAGCGCGAGGAGTGCCACCTCGGCGAGCGGCAGCCGCACCTCCTGCGCTCCGCCCGTGGCGACCGCCATCACCGCGAACATCTTCTGGCCGTCGTTGCCGGCGTAGGCGAGGCACTGGAGGGCGAAGGCGCCGACGTGGGTCGTGCGCACGCGGCGGCCGACCGGACGCCGGCTCGGGAGCAAGCCCGCGAAGCGCGACAGCGCGAAGCCTGCGCCGGCCCCAACGACCGGGGCGGCTAGCCCCACGGCCAGGACGAGGACGAGCGTCGCGTGGGAGACGGGCAGCCCCCCGCCGAGCCCCGCACCGGTGATGCCGCCCACGAGCGCGAGCGTGAGGCTCGTCGGCAGGCCGCGGCTCGAAAGGAACCCGACGACCGCGACCGCGGTGAGGACAGCGACGAGCAGCCCGGTCTCGCCCGAGACGAGCGCCCCGTCGTCGGAGAACGACACGAGCCGTGTGGCGAGCGTCGTCGCCACCTGCGTGCCGACGACCAGGGGCGCGACGACGATCGCGGCGCCGAGCATCGCGATCGCCACGAAGGGGGGCAGGCTCGGGACCTTGAGCCCGGTGGCGACCAGGGCCCCCCCGTCGTTGACGCCGTTCACGACCGCGAAGCCCAGCGCCGCGACGACGAGGACGACGTCGGTGCCCATCAGGCGGCGGCTCGCGGAAGCAGCGCCCGAAGCACCCGGGCCAGGCGCGTCCCGCTCGTCCGCGCGGCTTCGAGGACGGCGGCGTGGTCGGTCGGCGTGCCACCGGGCCGGTGGACGTTCGTGATGACCGAGACCCCGAGGACCCGCAGCCCGCGGGCCCGCGCCGCGATCACCTCGAGGACGGTCGACATGCCGACGGCGTCCCCTCCGAGGGTGCGCAGCATCCGCACCTCCGCGGGGGTCTCGTAGGCGGGCCCGGCCACCCCCGCGTAGACCCCCTCGGCGAGGTGCTCGCCGAGGTCCGCGGCGGTCGCGTGCGCCGCGGCCCGCAGCGTCGGATCGTAGGCGCCGGCCATGTCGACGAACTCCGCGCCGACGAGGGGGGTGCGGCCGGTGAGGTTGAGCTGGTCGCTGATGACGAGGAGGTTGCCCGGTTGCAGCCCGTCGGCCAGGCCGCCGGCGGCGTTCGTGAAGACGCATGTGCCGGCCCCGGCGTCGGCGGCGGCGCGCACGACGGCGGTGACGTCCCCGGGGGCGTGGCCCTCGTAGAGGTGCAGCCGGCCCTGCTGGACGAGGACGGGCAGCCCGTGCAGCCATCCGGCG contains:
- a CDS encoding inorganic phosphate transporter translates to MGTDVVLVVAALGFAVVNGVNDGGALVATGLKVPSLPPFVAIAMLGAAIVVAPLVVGTQVATTLATRLVSFSDDGALVSGETGLLVAVLTAVAVVGFLSSRGLPTSLTLALVGGITGAGLGGGLPVSHATLVLVLAVGLAAPVVGAGAGFALSRFAGLLPSRRPVGRRVRTTHVGAFALQCLAYAGNDGQKMFAVMAVATGGAQEVRLPLAEVALLALLFTVGLVVGLRPAAGTLSAEIVP
- a CDS encoding purine-nucleoside phosphorylase — protein: MTDPGAKLRARLGAFRPALLLTLGSGLGQLADEVREPLVVGLSDLGLPTATVAGHAGRLVAGWLHGLPVLVQQGRLHLYEGHAPGDVTAVVRAAADAGAGTCVFTNAAGGLADGLQPGNLLVISDQLNLTGRTPLVGAEFVDMAGAYDPTLRAAAHATAADLGEHLAEGVYAGVAGPAYETPAEVRMLRTLGGDAVGMSTVLEVIAARARGLRVLGVSVITNVHRPGGTPTDHAAVLEAARTSGTRLARVLRALLPRAAA